From the genome of Acidobacteriota bacterium, one region includes:
- a CDS encoding sulfoxide reductase heme-binding subunit YedZ, with protein sequence MPRRWIVLLKLVVWGLCLSPVGLLAWKATHDGLGANPLSEITLSTGHWTLYLLLTTLSISPLRKLTGINWLIRFRRLVGLFAFFYGCLHLMTYLWFDKFFDVQEIVKDIYKRPFITAGMTAWTLMLPLALTSTAASIRWLGGRRWQTLHQLIYASGIAGVVHFWWLVKRDLTRPEIMAVILSLLLGFRVLDRLLSNRTVASETVSQER encoded by the coding sequence ATGCCGCGGCGCTGGATTGTCCTGCTCAAACTGGTCGTATGGGGGCTCTGCCTATCACCAGTGGGCCTCCTTGCCTGGAAGGCGACTCATGACGGGCTTGGAGCGAATCCGCTGAGTGAAATCACGCTCTCTACGGGCCACTGGACGCTTTACCTTCTGCTTACCACCCTCTCGATATCACCGCTGCGAAAGCTCACAGGCATTAATTGGTTAATTCGATTTCGGCGCCTGGTCGGTCTGTTCGCGTTTTTCTACGGCTGCCTTCATCTCATGACATACCTATGGTTCGACAAGTTTTTCGATGTGCAGGAGATTGTGAAGGACATTTACAAGCGTCCGTTCATTACGGCGGGAATGACAGCGTGGACGCTCATGCTTCCTTTAGCTCTGACCTCCACCGCGGCATCGATTCGCTGGCTCGGAGGAAGGCGCTGGCAGACGCTGCACCAGCTGATATATGCAAGCGGGATCGCCGGTGTGGTGCACTTCTGGTGGCTTGTCAAACGCGATCTCACTCGCCCCGAGATCATGGCTGTGATCCTCTCGCTGCTACTCGGTTTTCGAGTTCTCGACCGTCTGCTGTCAAATCGGACAGTAGCATCGGAAACTGTTTCTCAAGAGCGCTAA
- a CDS encoding acetyl-CoA C-acyltransferase, with amino-acid sequence MDEIVIVSALRTPIGKFQGSLSDLTAPQLGALVVRETVSRAHLEPKQVDECIMGNVISAGLGQNPARQAALNGGLPPEVAALTINKVCGSGLKAIGLAAQGIQTGNSEIVVAGGMESMTNAPYLLPQARKGYRLGNSQIVDSMVNDGLWDFYNNYHMGITGENVAEKYGITREQQDEFAMNSHRKAVQAWKECRFKSQVMAVDLPARKKGDPPVTFDKDEGPREDATSETLRSLKPAFKKDGTVTAGNASTINDGAAAVVVMSARKAKELGLQPMARIIAQSTSGVDPKWVMMAPVDGVRKLWQKTGWKPDDVDLYELNEAFSVQSIALVRELGIDMNKVNVNGGAVALGHPIGASGARVLVTLLYELIRRNAHKGIAALCLGGGNSVAMAIER; translated from the coding sequence ATGGACGAAATAGTCATCGTTTCTGCGCTAAGAACTCCCATTGGAAAGTTCCAAGGCTCTCTTTCGGACTTGACCGCGCCACAGCTTGGTGCATTGGTTGTGAGAGAAACTGTGAGCCGCGCGCATCTCGAGCCCAAACAAGTAGACGAATGCATCATGGGCAACGTGATTTCGGCAGGGTTGGGGCAAAACCCCGCGCGACAGGCCGCGCTGAACGGCGGACTACCTCCCGAAGTCGCCGCACTGACCATCAACAAGGTCTGTGGATCAGGACTGAAGGCGATCGGCCTCGCAGCCCAAGGTATTCAAACTGGGAATTCGGAAATCGTAGTAGCGGGCGGAATGGAGTCGATGACGAACGCTCCTTATCTGCTCCCACAAGCGCGCAAAGGATATCGTCTGGGCAATTCGCAAATCGTCGATTCCATGGTGAACGATGGTCTATGGGACTTTTACAACAACTACCACATGGGAATAACCGGCGAGAACGTCGCGGAAAAGTACGGCATCACGCGCGAACAGCAGGATGAGTTTGCAATGAACTCGCATCGCAAGGCGGTTCAGGCATGGAAAGAGTGTCGCTTCAAGTCGCAAGTAATGGCCGTGGACCTCCCAGCTCGCAAGAAAGGCGATCCGCCGGTCACTTTCGACAAGGATGAAGGTCCGCGCGAGGACGCAACTTCCGAAACGCTCAGATCGTTGAAGCCCGCTTTCAAGAAGGACGGCACGGTAACAGCAGGCAATGCCTCAACCATCAACGACGGAGCAGCCGCAGTTGTGGTGATGTCAGCGCGAAAGGCGAAAGAACTCGGATTGCAGCCAATGGCGCGTATTATTGCGCAATCAACCAGCGGAGTCGATCCGAAGTGGGTGATGATGGCGCCTGTCGACGGAGTTCGCAAGCTGTGGCAAAAAACAGGATGGAAACCGGACGACGTGGATCTCTATGAATTAAATGAGGCATTTTCGGTACAGTCAATCGCACTCGTGCGCGAGCTTGGCATCGACATGAATAAAGTGAATGTCAATGGCGGAGCGGTTGCCCTCGGACACCCCATCGGTGCAAGCGGTGCGCGTGTGCTGGTGACGTTGCTTTACGAACTCATTCGCCGCAACGCGCACAAAGGGATCGCAGCGCTGTGCCTTGGCGGCGGGAATTCGGTTGCAATGGCGATTGAGCGGTAG
- a CDS encoding protein-methionine-sulfoxide reductase catalytic subunit MsrP, with the protein MLIKKSSDIPSSEITPKSLYMDRRKFVTEATLFGAALATAGCEMVRPSTVSANTKLPTQKSPLSTTETPTPFKDITNYNNFYEFSTDKYGPAKLSQNFRTHPWMVKVSGAIKEKKTYDVDSLTKLATLQDRIYRLRCVEGWSMVIPWVGYSLSNLINELQPTSKAKYIMFTTLMDLSQFPGQRSGVLDWPYTEGLRMDEAMHPLTLLTFGLYGETLPNQDGAPVRIIVPWKYGFKSIKSIVKIDFVDYEPPTAWNKAAPNEYGFFSNVNPNVDHPRWSQATERRIGEFRKRPTLMFNGYGDQVASLYNGMDLKKHY; encoded by the coding sequence ATGCTGATTAAGAAGTCATCAGACATACCCTCGTCGGAAATCACTCCAAAGTCGCTCTACATGGATCGCCGCAAGTTCGTGACAGAAGCCACGCTTTTCGGAGCGGCGTTGGCAACCGCAGGATGTGAGATGGTTCGACCATCCACTGTGAGCGCAAACACGAAGCTCCCAACGCAGAAAAGCCCGCTGAGCACCACTGAAACTCCGACCCCATTCAAAGACATCACCAACTACAACAACTTCTACGAGTTCAGCACCGATAAGTACGGACCGGCGAAACTCTCTCAGAACTTCCGTACCCATCCCTGGATGGTGAAAGTTAGCGGCGCAATCAAAGAGAAGAAAACCTACGACGTGGATTCACTCACGAAGCTGGCGACACTCCAAGATCGAATTTATCGACTTCGTTGCGTCGAAGGCTGGTCCATGGTGATCCCCTGGGTCGGCTACTCGCTCAGCAATCTGATCAATGAGCTACAGCCGACATCGAAAGCAAAATACATAATGTTCACGACGCTAATGGACTTAAGTCAATTCCCGGGGCAGCGCTCCGGAGTTCTGGATTGGCCGTACACCGAAGGTCTACGCATGGACGAAGCCATGCATCCGCTGACGCTGCTGACGTTCGGCCTATATGGAGAGACTCTCCCGAATCAGGATGGAGCCCCGGTCCGCATTATCGTGCCCTGGAAGTACGGATTCAAAAGCATCAAATCCATCGTCAAAATCGACTTTGTTGACTATGAGCCGCCTACCGCATGGAACAAGGCGGCGCCGAACGAGTACGGCTTTTTCTCGAACGTAAATCCGAATGTCGATCATCCGAGATGGAGCCAGGCAACGGAGCGCCGTATTGGCGAGTTCCGCAAACGTCCAACGCTGATGTTCAACGGATACGGCGATCAGGTCGCGAGCCTCTACAACGGCATGGACCTGAAGAAGCACTACTGA